TGTGCTCCGCCGCCCGATACCATTGAAGTTACAGCGATTGTACGGGACACCAATGCCAACGGCCGGTTCGACCGGATCGATTTCCTGTTCCCCGATACGACTGTCCTGCTGGAGCAGTTGCCCGATATCGAGGATATCATGCAATCGACTCAATTCACTACCGATGATGGAACGGTGATTCCCATCAAACCGGTAGACCTGATCCGGGTCGACAGCGCCACCCTCCATATCATATTAGAGGAAAACAGTGCAACGCCGTCACGTACAGGATGGGATAATGCGGACATTACCTTTTCGGGAACACCATTAACGACCGGAGATTATCCCATTGCAGTAACCACGGTCATCGATTCGGCTGGACCGGTGGTAACAAAGGCGGTGCTGCATCCCGGTGTGAGTACAGACTCTAATGATTCACTATTTATTTCTTTCAGCGAACCGGTCAACTGCAGCCTGCTGATGAGCACTGCGCCCGAAAGCGCATTTGTCTATATTGATAAAACCACTCTTAGCAGTGAAGCACTGCATGATGCTGTTTTTGCAAACCTATGTCCGTCACCCTATATCGATGACGTTATCGTACTTACCGATAAAGATGCCTTCGATATCGTACCGGTAGAAGATAAAATCGGTTTTTTGGGATCAAGCCCCTATGTTAGAGATACCATTGGGGTCAACCCGCCGCTCAACGGTCCTGTCGTGCCGATCGAACTGGCGATGGATGAAGAAATCGAACTGGCGGTCTTTCCCAATCCGGTGGAAGTCGATAAACCGATCGATAATAGGGTACGCACAGCCTATGCCAATGTAGTCAAAGACAGGACCCATGGTGCGATTATCGGGGTTAATTCGGCCATTCCGCTCAAAACAATCCGGCTTCGGTCTTCTGATGAAGCATATGGGAAAGCAGATATATACGATGCTGTCGGTAATATGGTCCGTAAGGCTCTTCCTGTACTTGCGACCGATAAAGCCGGTGTATACGGGATATACTGGGACATTCAGAATCGAAACAACCGCCTTGTCGGTAACGGCACCTATCTTATGGTCATGAAAACCACTGATATTAAAGATAATGCAATAACAGAACGGGTCAAGATCGGTGTACGGCGATAAGGAGAGCTATACTTCCCGGTATTTTCCTCTCTTTCTGCCTTTTTATCTCTTACATATATCTGCTTATCCCAGGCATTCTGCTTGAGCAATTATCGGTATACCCATTCCGCACTCTGCAACGGGACTCTGGTTCTTCGGCAAATTTTTGCCTTGTGCTGCTTTTAATTATTTTCTGGAACTCAAACTTCCGAGCATAAATTATCAAGTTCCTTTGAATTACCGTATAATGTCCAGCATCCGGCCGGAGTATTCAGAAATGGCAAATCGTATTGCAGTTGATGTACGCAATGTATGCAAGTGTTTCGGTGACCTTGTTGCAGTCAACAACTTAAATTTTGAGGTCCCGGAATCATCGTGTATCGGTTTTCTTGGCCCCAATGGAGCAGGCAAATCGACCCTGATGCATATGGTATATGGCCGTTGTCTTCGGGAGAAGCGGAAAGAGAGCCGGATTTCAGTATTCGGGCATGATCCCGCACAGGATGAATTGGCAATCAAGTACCTTGCCGGAGTGGTTCCTCAGGATAACAATCTCGACACCGAACTGAATGTCACGCAGAACCTTATGGTTTATGCAAAGTTTTATGCGATTCCGGGTAAAGAGGCCGAATCACGTATCGGTCGTCTCCTGGAGTTCATGGAGCTTGGCGATAAACATAACGCCCGGATCAGGGAGCTTTCGGGCGGCATGAAACGCCGCCTGGTTATTGCCCGCGCTCTGGTTAATGAACCCCGGCTTTTAATTTTGGATGAACCGACTACCGGTCTCGACCCCCAGGTCCGTCATGCAATCTGGGAAAAAATCCGCCAGCTTAAAAAGCAAGGTCTCACGGTGCTGCTTACCACGCATTATATGGAAGAAGCCTTTCAGATTGCAGATAATGTCGTGATTATGCATAAAGGAGAAAAAGTACTTGAAGGTGCCCCTCAGACGGTTGTGAGGGAGCAGATAGAATCCTATGTGCTCGAGCTGCTTCGTCACGAAGCCCTCGAGACCTTGAAAGAAAAGGCACGGGGTAAAAATATCCGGAACGAAATATCCCGTGATGTCAGCATGTTTTACTCGGAAACTATCGAAGATCTTCGAACGTTGACCGAAACCCTTGCACCGGGTGATTACATATTACGCCAGTCGAATCTGGAGGATGTCTTTCTTAAAACTACAGGAAGAGAGCTTAATGAAGCGTAATGAAAACCGGCAATATCCCCCTCTTGCTGCACGGCTGTATGGCGTCTGGTTTCGACATATGCGGGTGTATACGAAAAATATCATCAGCAACGGACTGCCGCCTTTTTTAGAGCCGCTCATCTTTCTCGGCGGTATCGGTCTCGGTCTCGGGGAGTATATCAGGGAGATGAATGGTGTTCCTTATATAGAGTATCTGGCAACCGGACTGTTGATGACGTCGGCCATGTTTACTGCGGCATTCGAATGTAGTTTTGGCACCTTTATCCGGTTGGAGTTTGATAAAGTTTACGACGGCATGCTTTCGGCGCCCATGAATGTCAACGACCTGATTATCGGGGAGATTATCTGGGCGGGCACCAAAGGTTTTTTCTTCTCCTGCACAGTCCTTGTCATTGTAGGCATTTTCGGCCTGGCCCCCTTCCCCCAGATCCTTCTCGCGCCGTTCCTGGGATTTCTCACCGGCTTGATGTTTGCGACTCTCTCACTGTTGATTACATCATTTGTTAAAACTATCAATCATTTCAATTTTTATTTCACCGGTCTCCTTTCTCCCATGTTCTTTTTTGCGGGAGTGGTATTTCCTCTGGAGGATCTCCCCGGAATCGTCCGACCCGTGGCGGAAATTGTTCCCTTGACCCATTCGGTTCGGCTGATACGGTCGCTGGCGGCGTGGCAATGGGATAAATGGGCTGCAATCGATCTGGGATATATTATTTCATTTATCGCCCTATTCGGATACCTGGCAATCATGCGTTTAAAAAAGAGACTGGTCCTGTAATAGAGCACAAAGAATATCATGAAAACAATTGCTGTTGCTTCAGATCATGCAGGTTTTGCCATGAAAGAAATACTCAAAACTCACCTTGAAAAGCGTGGTTACCAAGTCACGGATTTTGGTACCAACAACGATCAGCCGGTTGATTACCCTGATTTTTGCCGCCCCGCTGCAGAGAGCGTTGCCCGGGGTGAAAGCGAGATCGGGATTGTAATCGGAGGGAGCGGCAATGGTGAAGCTATGGTTGCCAACAAAGTGAGAGGAATACGCTGTGGCCTCTGCTGGAATACCGAAAGTGCACAATTAACAAAAGAACATAATAACGCTAATATGATTGCTGTTGGTGCACGAATGACGGGTGAAAGTGAAGCGATAAAGATGGTAGATACCTGGCTTGATGCCTGCTTTCAGGGGGGACGACATCAAAGGAGAATCCATAAAATCGAATATCCTGAATAGTAATTAACAGAGGATTTTTTAATTTGTATTTTGCAGGATTAAAAAATAAAGATGCAAAGGCGAAAGGGTGTAAAGGATGAATCGGCCGTATATTAAACTGCATTCTTCAAAAAGCGGGATTATCGTTTCAAACAAAACGCTTATCCCTGTTCCTGACGGTTCAGAGCCCCTTGGGCTGGGTTCCGGCACTATTACCCGGAAGCTGGGAATAGAAAGTACCGGAAATATTTATGAAATAAAAAATGAGAAAACAGGCGAAAAAAGAGCGATCAAGCTCATGCATCCGGATTTCACCTCCCGGGAGAAAGATTCCTTTGTACGAGAAGGCATTATTCTGAAACAGCTCGATTACCCTGATTGTATTCATGTTTTCGATACAGGAGAATGGCACGGCCTTCCCTACCGGGAAATGGAACTCATCGAAAGCATTTCGGTCGATAAAATCATTGCCGAAAAAGAACCACTCCCCATTGAATTCTGTCTTGCCCTCGGCATTTTCGTCGCCAAAACACTCGATTATATGCACCATTGCACCTACAGTCTTGACAAAAAGCGTTTTCGAGGCATTATTCACGGAGACCTCAAACCATCAAATATTCATTTCTGCAAATGCGGTCGTGTAAAACTTTCCGATTTCAAATACCTCTCCGCACTGCATGCATCTTTTTCGATTGATAACGCCTGCGCGGGATCGCTCCAGTATATCGCACCCGAAATTCTCGAAGAAAAGGAGCTCGACACAAAGTCTGACATCTTTTCCTTTGGATGTGTTCTTTATGAACTGTTGACCGGGCATATGACCTTTCCCGATCTGGACATCGACA
The DNA window shown above is from Chitinivibrionales bacterium and carries:
- a CDS encoding ATP-binding cassette domain-containing protein, producing the protein MANRIAVDVRNVCKCFGDLVAVNNLNFEVPESSCIGFLGPNGAGKSTLMHMVYGRCLREKRKESRISVFGHDPAQDELAIKYLAGVVPQDNNLDTELNVTQNLMVYAKFYAIPGKEAESRIGRLLEFMELGDKHNARIRELSGGMKRRLVIARALVNEPRLLILDEPTTGLDPQVRHAIWEKIRQLKKQGLTVLLTTHYMEEAFQIADNVVIMHKGEKVLEGAPQTVVREQIESYVLELLRHEALETLKEKARGKNIRNEISRDVSMFYSETIEDLRTLTETLAPGDYILRQSNLEDVFLKTTGRELNEA